In the Polyangiaceae bacterium genome, one interval contains:
- a CDS encoding DnaJ domain-containing protein — translation MRLDREVLNLDLYALLGAAPTASDHELRRAYRRKARASHPDLNPADQSAARRMAQVNLAARVLLDRDRRRAYDRARGIGSPLPSPPAHRRDESLEWEPAPRPRPGRMTKDVRSFLTRIRHAPGRTAEKVWSTLEGWPPQRHGAVLIVALLLTIGLVAHAKPRSLSFWCSPDCPPQPVSARKL, via the coding sequence ATGCGGCTCGACCGGGAAGTTCTGAACCTCGATCTCTACGCGCTGCTCGGTGCGGCGCCCACCGCCAGCGATCACGAGCTGCGGAGAGCCTACCGTCGCAAGGCGCGCGCCAGTCACCCCGACCTCAATCCTGCCGACCAAAGCGCCGCGCGACGGATGGCTCAGGTGAATCTGGCGGCGAGGGTGCTGCTCGATCGCGACCGGCGGCGCGCCTACGATCGGGCACGCGGCATCGGCAGTCCCCTGCCCTCGCCCCCGGCGCATCGGCGCGACGAAAGCCTGGAGTGGGAGCCAGCACCGCGACCGCGCCCCGGGCGCATGACGAAAGACGTCCGATCCTTTCTGACGCGCATCCGCCACGCACCTGGACGCACCGCCGAGAAGGTGTGGAGCACCTTGGAGGGCTGGCCGCCGCAGCGTCACGGCGCCGTGCTGATTGTGGCGCTGCTGCTCACCATTGGTCTAGTGGCGCACGCCAAGCCGCGCTCGCTCTCTTTCTGGTGCTCGCCAGACTGCCCGCCGCAGCCCGTCAGCGCGCGCAAGCTCTAG